A single window of Desulfovibrio desulfuricans DNA harbors:
- a CDS encoding permease → MNTPLQQKCCCKNDTLQPHKASETRAWNLGYAAAITALGVVWWLVYSVIQPAAHWLAVGLMGFAPGSPIAESVEFFFYDTAKILLLLVALIYAIAWARAGLNVERVRDYLSGKAKGVGYFLGSAFGAVTPFCSCSSIPLFLGFTTASIPMGITMSFLITSPLINELAVVLLWGLLGWKITVAYVVVGMIAGIIGGCLMDAIKAERWLHPFILEAMANMPAQAEEAKSAGAAPVCSPRITLRQRHDFAWSETSTIFRRVWKWVIIGVGLGAALHGFVPENWFAEHLGAGEWWSVPLSVLLGIPLYSSVTGIIPVMESLLTKGLPIGTTLAFCMSTVVVSLPEMLMLRQVMTGRLLAVFVGYLLLMFTLVGWLFNLAGSFLA, encoded by the coding sequence ATGAACACGCCTCTTCAACAAAAATGCTGCTGCAAAAACGATACGTTGCAGCCCCACAAAGCGTCAGAAACGCGTGCCTGGAACCTCGGATACGCTGCGGCTATTACCGCCCTCGGCGTGGTGTGGTGGCTGGTCTATTCCGTCATTCAGCCTGCGGCGCACTGGCTGGCTGTGGGCCTTATGGGTTTTGCCCCTGGCTCGCCCATTGCGGAATCCGTGGAGTTCTTCTTCTATGACACGGCAAAAATTCTGCTCCTGCTGGTAGCGCTTATCTACGCCATTGCCTGGGCGCGGGCCGGGCTCAACGTGGAGCGGGTGCGTGATTATCTGAGCGGCAAGGCAAAGGGAGTAGGCTATTTTCTCGGCTCCGCCTTTGGCGCGGTTACACCATTTTGCTCCTGCTCAAGCATCCCGCTGTTTCTCGGCTTCACCACGGCCAGCATCCCCATGGGCATTACCATGTCCTTTCTCATCACCTCGCCGCTTATCAACGAACTGGCCGTTGTTTTGCTGTGGGGCCTGCTGGGCTGGAAGATCACCGTGGCCTACGTGGTTGTGGGCATGATCGCTGGCATCATTGGCGGCTGCCTCATGGACGCCATCAAGGCCGAGCGCTGGCTGCACCCCTTTATTCTTGAGGCCATGGCCAACATGCCCGCGCAAGCGGAAGAAGCCAAGAGCGCAGGTGCCGCCCCGGTCTGCTCCCCACGCATCACCCTGCGCCAGCGGCACGATTTTGCATGGTCGGAAACATCCACCATCTTCCGCCGCGTGTGGAAGTGGGTGATCATCGGCGTTGGGCTTGGCGCGGCCCTGCACGGCTTTGTGCCGGAAAACTGGTTTGCCGAGCATCTTGGCGCCGGGGAGTGGTGGTCGGTGCCGCTTTCCGTCCTGCTGGGCATCCCTCTGTATTCCAGCGTGACAGGCATCATCCCGGTTATGGAAAGCCTGCTGACCAAGGGGCTGCCCATCGGCACCACACTGGCCTTCTGCATGAGCACGGTAGTAGTCAGCCTGCCGGAAATGCTCATGTTGCGGCAGGTCATGACAGGCAGGCTGCTGGCTGTTTTTGTGGGTTATCTTTTGCTTATGTTCACCCTGGTGGGCTGGTTGTTCAATCTGGCTGGATCATTCCTGGCATAA
- a CDS encoding acyltransferase family protein, whose translation MSGRLRPAAQMQPACPAWRVTLLSGIVPGAISHISTKAAPMHYPHIALLKTKCLFLVVVMHCVMFYATPFPFWELYADTPQPWADLFTAISGSTLIQCFMFASGFLFAASWDAGKRTPLQHALHRGRRLLLPWFGVGMLWVAPLYTLFSIPAFGHPADATLLETWKSVALGLFTDHLWFLLVLFWITLFWIIALWILQKLGRDTALTGGMVALVAALCLQNYGGWLKWYCLWEAPSFILCYYMGIVAFRNHEALNALCRTRPLALGLGLTALIVLLWPYASAPVSGWIVSLLCALLVYHMFLLTAGLYPLLQAFAPFAWFERNGFRFYLFHLPTPLLVFMWLYKPLQLPPVAFVLLNIAITLTVTSALVAASRKLEEKLGIKL comes from the coding sequence ATGAGCGGACGTTTACGGCCCGCCGCGCAGATGCAACCAGCTTGCCCTGCGTGGCGGGTCACGTTATTGTCGGGCATTGTTCCGGGTGCAATTTCGCATATTTCCACCAAGGCCGCCCCAATGCACTATCCCCACATTGCCCTGCTGAAAACCAAGTGCCTTTTTCTGGTTGTGGTTATGCACTGCGTCATGTTTTACGCCACGCCCTTTCCGTTCTGGGAGCTCTATGCGGATACCCCGCAACCTTGGGCAGATTTGTTCACGGCCATCTCAGGTTCTACCCTTATCCAGTGTTTCATGTTTGCATCGGGCTTTCTGTTTGCCGCCTCGTGGGATGCTGGCAAGCGCACCCCCCTGCAACACGCGCTGCACAGGGGGCGGAGGCTCCTGCTGCCCTGGTTTGGCGTGGGCATGCTCTGGGTAGCCCCGCTCTACACGCTCTTTTCCATCCCCGCGTTTGGGCATCCGGCAGACGCAACACTGCTTGAAACGTGGAAATCCGTTGCGCTCGGCCTGTTCACAGATCATCTGTGGTTCTTGCTGGTGCTGTTCTGGATCACCCTTTTCTGGATTATCGCCCTGTGGATTCTGCAAAAGCTGGGGCGCGACACGGCCCTTACCGGCGGCATGGTGGCCCTTGTGGCCGCACTGTGCTTGCAGAACTATGGCGGCTGGCTCAAGTGGTATTGCCTGTGGGAAGCACCTTCGTTCATTCTGTGCTACTACATGGGCATTGTGGCTTTCAGAAATCACGAGGCCCTCAATGCCCTGTGCCGCACCCGCCCGCTGGCTCTCGGGCTTGGACTCACTGCGCTGATAGTTCTGCTGTGGCCCTATGCAAGCGCGCCTGTGAGCGGCTGGATCGTTTCCCTGCTCTGCGCCTTGCTGGTGTACCATATGTTTTTACTCACAGCCGGGCTGTACCCGCTGTTGCAGGCATTTGCTCCTTTTGCCTGGTTTGAGCGCAACGGCTTTCGTTTTTATCTTTTTCACCTGCCCACGCCCCTGCTGGTCTTCATGTGGCTTTACAAGCCCTTGCAACTGCCGCCCGTCGCCTTTGTGCTGCTGAACATTGCCATCACCCTGACAGTGACATCTGCCCTTGTGGCCGCAAGCCGCAAGCTGGAAGAAAAACTGGGCATAAAATTATAA
- a CDS encoding thioredoxin family protein, translating to MEIKVFGPGCARCVEAENVVRQAAEQAGGEISVIKISDFREIMAARIISTPAVMVNGQIKCTGRVPTGDEVASWIAEAKA from the coding sequence ATGGAAATCAAGGTATTCGGCCCCGGCTGCGCGCGTTGCGTAGAGGCGGAAAACGTGGTGCGTCAGGCTGCGGAACAGGCTGGCGGTGAAATTTCGGTGATCAAGATATCTGATTTCAGAGAAATCATGGCCGCGCGCATCATTTCCACCCCGGCGGTGATGGTCAACGGCCAGATCAAATGCACGGGCAGGGTCCCCACCGGGGATGAGGTCGCCAGCTGGATTGCGGAGGCCAAGGCTTAA
- a CDS encoding ArsR/SmtB family transcription factor — MESKTAANIFEALSSEVRLDLFRLLVKNAPQGLVAGEIARQLDIPSTNLSFHLKAVVHSGLVTVEKEGRFMRYKASIPLMLEVIAYLTSECCSANPGECRKFRAASSVLPGILPKL; from the coding sequence ATGGAAAGCAAAACTGCCGCCAACATCTTTGAAGCCCTGTCATCCGAGGTACGCCTCGACCTGTTCAGACTGCTGGTCAAAAATGCCCCGCAGGGGCTGGTGGCTGGAGAAATCGCCCGTCAGCTGGATATTCCCTCCACCAACCTCTCCTTTCACCTCAAGGCCGTTGTGCACAGCGGTCTGGTGACGGTTGAAAAGGAGGGGCGATTTATGCGCTACAAGGCCAGCATCCCCCTGATGCTTGAGGTGATCGCCTACCTCACGTCAGAATGCTGCTCCGCCAACCCCGGTGAGTGCCGGAAGTTCCGGGCAGCAAGCAGCGTATTGCCAGGCATCCTCCCGAAATTATAA